In Haliscomenobacter hydrossis DSM 1100, the DNA window AATCCAATGCCGACAATGCGGTGATGACCTGGCCAGGTGGTGCCTTCAAAAATACCTGGTTCAACTTGTATGATGGCCGCAAAGACTGGGCGATCAGTGACATTTTGGTGAATGCCATGACTCCGCTGAATGATCCACGCTTGATGAAATTTGGTACACCCAACAACAAAGGGGAGATCGTGGCCATGCCTTATGGCTTGACCCGGGATTTGGCGATTGCCTACACCAACGTGCACCCTGATTTTTCCTTTGTTCTGGATGCTCCAATGCGCGCCCAAAATTCACCACAGGTGATCCTTTCGGCTGGTCAGGTTTACCTGGCTCGGGCTGAAGCTGCCCAATTGGGTTGGACGGCTGAAAGCACCGCAAACATGTATTCAGCCGGCATCAAGGCCAGCTGGGAACAATGGGGTGTATTTGACCAGGCTAAATTTAACGCGTATTTGGAAGCTGATGGGGTTACCCTGACTACCGGATCTGCTCCTGCCAAAATTGGCTTGCAGCGTTGGTTGTCTTTTTATCCCAACGGATCACAAGGTTGGTCGGAGTGGCGCAGAACGGGTTATCCTGATCTGAAGCCTACCATCTATGCTACCAATTCAAGCAAGCAAATTCCCGTGCGTTACGCTTATCCATCTACTGAGCCAAACTTCAACGGTGCTGCGTATACCGCTGCGGTTGGTCGTTTGACCGGTGGAGATACCCAGGACGCCAAAATGTGGTGGGATAAGTAAGGATAACCCTTTGTGGTTATCCAACCCTGAGAGGTGTGAGTTTGGGGGTGGGTGTGAGTGTGATTCGCCCTGCGTCCAAACGCATACACTTAGTCTGAAAAGTGTTTTTAAATGCTTTAAAAAAGAATCAAGTATGAAAATTTTCAAATATATCCCTCTGATGCTTTTGGGTGGCGCGTTGAGCTTCCTGGGCTGTGAGGATGAGGTTGTTAACCCCATCGAAGGCAAGGGCGACAATTTTGTACGCATCGCTGAAGGGGCTAATGATGTAACTATCGTAGGTTTTAGCGTATCACCGGGCGTGAAATCTGCCCGTTTGCTTGACCTTCAGCGCGATGCCAACTCAGAAAGCTCTTTAGCAAGTACTGTTGGCATCAAAATGAAGATCGACAAAGCCGTGTTAGATGCTTATAATGCGGCTCATCCTAACGACAAGATGGAAGAACTGCCCGCCAGTCTGTATACCACCGACCCCCTCGAGTTTTCTATGGGTGCTGGTGAGTTTGCCCGCGGCATCAACATCAAATTGGATCCAACCAAGTTGGACCTGACCAAAAAGTACGGTATTGCAGTAAGCCTGGTGGACGCCAGTGGGCACAAAATCCGCAGTGGACTTGGTTCGGCGGTATTCAACATCGTCGCCAAAAATGATTGGGATGGTCGTTACCAGGCAACCGGGGAATTCCTGCACCCTACCGCAGGGGCTCGGGCTATCGATCGGGTTAAGGATTTTGTAACGGTTGGCCCGCTTTCGGTTAAAGGTGAATTGGGCGACTTGGGTGGTTCTGGCTATTTTATGGTTTTGACCGTGAATGCTGACAATTCGGTTTCCATAGCTCCATCGGGAGTAACACCCGAGCTCAAGACGGATTACCAACCCAATTACTACGATCCAGCGACCAAAACTTTCTTCTTGAAGTATTCGTACAATACTGCTGCGCCACGTATCGTGACCGAGCAGATCAAGCTGAAATAAATCTGAATTGATTTCATTTTAGGCAAAAGGCCGATCCGATTGATTTCGGGTCGGCCTTTGCTCGTTTAGGTATTCATGGGAAAAAGAACCTAGCGGCAGGTTCAAAATGTCGGCCATCCGTCATTTCTTAACTTGCAGTTTACCGCAAGAAGCAGCGAAGTTTACATTTCTTGCGTTTACTAGATGCAATAACGTTCGGTATTTTTTCACATTTGCATTTCCTTTTTCAAGTCTACGTGATCATTCCCAAATAAAAGTCTGGAAAAAAACACTACTTCCCAGTAGTTATTCTGATGTTTTATGCTGTCATTGTTAAAAAGTTAAGAAAATGTTATTGCATGTTTAAACAATGACTTAAATTTGGCTACGGATTAGTTCATTTAACAGATAAAATCGGATTAGTATGAAAAAACTCTTACTAGCACTTGTGCTAGTAGTCTGTGCTATTGCCTCTGCGATGGCCCAAAAGACTATTAGTGGCAAAGTGACTGATCAGAATGGTGATGTGCTCATTGGCGCAAGCATTCTGGCCAAGGGAACTACCTCCGGTACGGTGACCGACGTTGATGGGACTTACACCCTCAACACACCTGCTGGAACGAGTACATTGGTAGTCAGTTACACGGGCTTTAAAACGCTGGAGGTACAACTTGGTGCGGCTACAGTGATCGATGTATCACTAGAAGAAGCCCTGGAAGAACTCTCAGAAGTAGTTGTAACTGGTTTGGGTATCAAAAAGGAGAAAAAAGCCCTTGGATACGCCGTTACCACCTTGGGTTCAGCCCAGATTGAATTAAAACCAGAAGCGGACATAGGCCGTATCCTGCGGGGTAAAGTTCCTGGGGTGGACATCAACGCTACCTCCGGTCTTGCTGGTTCTGGAACCAACATCGTCATTCGGGGATACAAATCCATCTCCGGTACCAACCAACCTCTTTTTGTTGTCGATGGAGTACCTTTCAACTCTGAAACGAACTCCGACCGCGGGTTCGACACCGGGGGCGCTACTGCGTCAAGTCGCTTTTTGGACTTGGATCCCAACAACATCGCCGAGGTGAGTGTACTCAAAGGCTTGAGTGCTACCGTATTGTATGGGGGAGGCTGGCCGCAACGGGGTTATTTTGGTAACCACCAAAACTGGCGGGGGAGCACCCAAGAACAAAAAAATGGAAATCACCCTGGATCAATCTTTCCACTTCAACGAGATTGCCAGTAACCCGGAATTCCAGAATGTTTACGGCAACGGGTTCCAAAACCTCGCTTCTGCGGCATTCAGTAACTGGGGTGCGCCTTTCGATCCAATTTATTATGGACGCAATGGTTTGAGGGATGATGGTACCATCGCTCACCCTTATGACCGTGCATCGGCGATCCCGGGATTTTCGACGACCTGGAACGAAGCATTCCCCGAGTTCAAAGGCGTGCGTTATCCTTACATCGCTTACGAAGCGCCTACTGGATTTTTCCAAAGAGGTCAATCCAAGCTGACTTCTTTGAACGTGGCGTCTAACCTGGGCAAAGGAACTTCTTTGAGTGCAGCGTACAGCTACCTGGGGGATGAAGGTTTTGTACCCAACAACAACCTGGACAAGCACAACTTCAGCTTGGGCCTCAACACCAAGTTGGCCAACGGCTTGACCTTGCGCTCTACCTTCAACTTCATTACTTCCGACCGCAACTCGCCACCTTCTGGCATCAGCTTCAACTCTGGTCCTACCGGTTCATCCCTGTTCTCAGAGTTGTTCTATACTCCACGGAGTATCGACGTGTTGAACCTGCCTTTTGAAGATCCTATCAACAAGGCCAGTGTATACTACCGTGGCGACAATGGTATTCAGAACCCTTTCTGGACCCTGAAAAATGCCAACGACAATGAAGTGGTACGCCGTTTCTTCGGAACCATCAACCTGGGGTATGACATTACCGACTGGTTGAGAATCGGTTACCGCCTGGGCTTGGACACCTATGGACAAAACCAGCGGTACGCGATCAACAAAAACGGCCGCCAGATTCCTGATGGTTTGTTGGTTTCGTCCAATCGCTTGAATTACATTACCGATCAATTGCTGAGCGTGTCGTTCAACAAGGACTTGGGGAGCAATTTCAGCATCGACGGTTTGGTCGGATTCAACCTACGCCGCGATACCCGTCAATCTACCTTCACCACTAGTACCCAACAGTTTGTATTGGGCTTGTTGACGCACCAGAACTTCATCAACCACAACAACTCTTCTTCTCGTTCAGAAGAAAACCAGTTGGGTGCATTGGCTACCTTTTCCTTGAGCTATAAGGATTATCTGTACCTCAACGTACAAGCGCGGAACGACTGGACTTCTACTTTGGAAAAAGAAAACCGCTCGGTTGTGTATCCATCTGCGAGTTTGTCCTTCATCGCTTCCGAAGCGCTGCCTGGTATCACCAAAGGAGGCGTTGTCAATTACCTGAAGCTGCGTTTGGGTTATGGTACCTCGGCTGGTTATCCCGACCCGTACAATACCCGCAGTATTTTGTCTACCAGTACCCGCGTTTTCCAAACTGCGGGTGGGGCCATCCTGAATACCAACTCGGTTGACAACCAGTTTGGTAACCCAAACCTGAAACCGGAGATCCATCAGGAATTGGAATTTGGGGTAGAAGCCAAGTTTTTGAAAAACCGCCTAGGGGTTGACCTTTCTTTGTACGACAAATTGTCGAAAGACCTCATCATTGGTTTGCAATTGGATCCATCCACCGGATTTACCAATACGACCATCAACGCGGCCAGTGTAAGCAACAAGGGGATTGAACTTGGGGTGAATTACCGCATCATCAGCGGCAAAAACCTCAATTGGGAAATTTCTGCGAACTATACCCGCAACCTCAATATTGTTGAAAGTTTGTATCCCGGTATCGAACAAATTGCCTTTGCTGGATTTTCTAATTTGGGCAACTTTGCGATTCCAGGGCAACCTTATGGTGTGATTCAGACGGACCGCGTGCTTAGAGACGATAACGGCAATCCAATCATCAACGGTCAAGGTTTCTACCAAGCTGCCTCAACCATTGGCATCACCGGCAATCCAAACCCGGATTATTTGGCCAATGCGGGAACCACCGTTACATTCAAAGGTTTGTCCTTTAATATGTTGTGGTCTTACGTGAAAGGAGGAGACATTTATTCCTCTACTGCATCTACGTTGTATGCTCGTGGTTTGTTGGAAGATACCGGATTTGACCGTTTTGTGCCTGTGATTGTAGAAGGGGTAAAAGCCGATGGAACACCCAACGACATCCAGATCACTTCGACTACCCACTTCTGGCAAAACACCGGGGTGTTCATTAGCGAGAACAAAATTTTCGATGGAACCTACCTGAAGCTGCGGGAAGTATCACTTTCTTATGACCTTCCCAAGAAGTGGTTGGAAAAATCACCATTTGGCCAAATCCAGTTCTCTCTTTCTGGACAGAACCTGTGGTTCAGAGCCTTCAACTTCCCCAGAAGTGCCAACTTCGATCCAGAAGTACTCAGCTTGGGTGTAGGCAATGGTCGTGGATTTGAATACCTTAACGTGCCTACCTCTAAGAAGTACGGCGCCAGCTTGCGGGTAACATTCTAAATGCTTCAAAACTGAGAATATGAAAGTTTTTTCTAAAATATTTTTAGCACTATCCTTGCTCATTGTGGTGGCGTCTTGCGAAAGTACCGAGTTGGACTTGCTGGACAATCCCAATGCAGTAAGCCCTGCTAACGCTGAATTGGATCTTTTTTACAACAACATCCAATTGAGTTTCCGGAACCTGGTCAATGACGCATCCGGAATTTCGGCTCCTGCCGTACGGATGGTTGCGATGCTCTCGTATTCCTACAACGCCAACTATCGCCCGGAAAGCGGTGATGGGATCTGGAACAACGCTTACGCGAATTTGCTGCCAGACTTAAAGGCGATGTCCGAAATTGCTACCAAAGGAAACAACCTGGTGCATTTGGGAATCGCCAAAATCATGGAGGCTTACGCCTTGATGACACTGGTTGACCTGTTTGGTGATGTTCCTTATACGGAAGCTTTACAAGGTGTGGCAGAACCAAGTCCAAAGGCTGATCCAGCCAAAGACGTGTATGCACGAGCCTTGACATTGCTCAACGAAGCCATCGCTGAATTGGGGAAAACCTCTACGGGGAGACCGGGTTCTGACATTTATTACGCTGGTTCGGCGGCCAAGTACATCAAATTGGCCAATACCCTCAAACTGCGTTATTATGTTCAAACACGTTTGGTAGACCCTGCCGCTTCTAAAGCGGGAATCGATGCCATTCCTGCGGCCAATTTGCTTGCGGACGCCGACGATTTCCAATTCGCCTATGGCAACAACCGGGTAAACCCGAACAGCCGCCACCCCTATTACAACAACTGTTATGAAACAGGTGGTGGTACTTACATGAATAACTTCTACATGTGGTTGTTGTTTGGCGAGAAAAAAGTGGTGGATCCACGCTTGCGCTACTACTTTTACCGTCCGGATACAGATACCAAGAATGAAGATGCCTTTACCCTGACTTGTGCCCAAGGTGCCCTGGCACCCAGCCACTATCCCGATTTTATGCCCTTCTGCGTAGCTTCAACTACCGGATATTGGGGACGCGATCACGGTGATGGTGCCGGTATTCCACCGGACGGACTAAAGCGGACTTGTTATGGTTTGTATCCAGGTGGAGGTAAGTTTGATGCCGATGATGCAAAATCTCCTGGCAATAACGGTACAGATGGCGCACTTGGTGTGGGCATCACACCAATCTTTTTGGGAGCTTGGGCTGATTTCTTGAGGGCAGAAGCAGTCCTTACGCTGGGTACAGCGGGGG includes these proteins:
- a CDS encoding BT_3987 domain-containing protein, whose amino-acid sequence is MKIFKYIPLMLLGGALSFLGCEDEVVNPIEGKGDNFVRIAEGANDVTIVGFSVSPGVKSARLLDLQRDANSESSLASTVGIKMKIDKAVLDAYNAAHPNDKMEELPASLYTTDPLEFSMGAGEFARGINIKLDPTKLDLTKKYGIAVSLVDASGHKIRSGLGSAVFNIVAKNDWDGRYQATGEFLHPTAGARAIDRVKDFVTVGPLSVKGELGDLGGSGYFMVLTVNADNSVSIAPSGVTPELKTDYQPNYYDPATKTFFLKYSYNTAAPRIVTEQIKLK
- a CDS encoding SusD/RagB family nutrient-binding outer membrane lipoprotein, which encodes MKVFSKIFLALSLLIVVASCESTELDLLDNPNAVSPANAELDLFYNNIQLSFRNLVNDASGISAPAVRMVAMLSYSYNANYRPESGDGIWNNAYANLLPDLKAMSEIATKGNNLVHLGIAKIMEAYALMTLVDLFGDVPYTEALQGVAEPSPKADPAKDVYARALTLLNEAIAELGKTSTGRPGSDIYYAGSAAKYIKLANTLKLRYYVQTRLVDPAASKAGIDAIPAANLLADADDFQFAYGNNRVNPNSRHPYYNNCYETGGGTYMNNFYMWLLFGEKKVVDPRLRYYFYRPDTDTKNEDAFTLTCAQGALAPSHYPDFMPFCVASTTGYWGRDHGDGAGIPPDGLKRTCYGLYPGGGKFDADDAKSPGNNGTDGALGVGITPIFLGAWADFLRAEAVLTLGTAGDARALLESGVKRSIAKVLNFNASAVVASFKPSQADVDAYVAEVLSLYDAATTTDAKLDVVLREYQIATWGNALEMYNAYRRTGKPSVMQPTLELNPGDFPRSMFYPAVYVNRNAKAVQHDLKTQVFWDKNAPGFIK
- a CDS encoding carboxypeptidase-like regulatory domain-containing protein encodes the protein MKKLLLALVLVVCAIASAMAQKTISGKVTDQNGDVLIGASILAKGTTSGTVTDVDGTYTLNTPAGTSTLVVSYTGFKTLEVQLGAATVIDVSLEEALEELSEVVVTGLGIKKEKKALGYAVTTLGSAQIELKPEADIGRILRGKVPGVDINATSGLAGSGTNIVIRGYKSISGTNQPLFVVDGVPFNSETNSDRGFDTGGATASSRFLDLDPNNIAEVSVLKGLSATVLYGGGWPQRGYFGNHQNWRGSTQEQKNGNHPGSIFPLQRDCQ
- a CDS encoding SusD/RagB family nutrient-binding outer membrane lipoprotein, translating into MMKRFMFNKFSLVFVTGLFLATSCDITDFGDTNVSPNATTVPITSALLTNAMIGTFDGGTLSDLTAGAYAQYVASTQYTEATLYTFANPAWDGEYAGPLYDLQNLINNNTDPATAPIVAANGSNANQIAVARIVKAYRYWCMTDDYGDIPYSGALKGEAQVAYDNQADIYKDLFKELKEAVAQFDGGLAAKGDILYNGNIDKWKKFANSIRLIMALRISKADATLGKAEAASAIAAGVIESNADNAVMTWPGGAFKNTWFNLYDGRKDWAISDILVNAMTPLNDPRLMKFGTPNNKGEIVAMPYGLTRDLAIAYTNVHPDFSFVLDAPMRAQNSPQVILSAGQVYLARAEAAQLGWTAESTANMYSAGIKASWEQWGVFDQAKFNAYLEADGVTLTTGSAPAKIGLQRWLSFYPNGSQGWSEWRRTGYPDLKPTIYATNSSKQIPVRYAYPSTEPNFNGAAYTAAVGRLTGGDTQDAKMWWDK
- a CDS encoding TonB-dependent receptor codes for the protein MEITLDQSFHFNEIASNPEFQNVYGNGFQNLASAAFSNWGAPFDPIYYGRNGLRDDGTIAHPYDRASAIPGFSTTWNEAFPEFKGVRYPYIAYEAPTGFFQRGQSKLTSLNVASNLGKGTSLSAAYSYLGDEGFVPNNNLDKHNFSLGLNTKLANGLTLRSTFNFITSDRNSPPSGISFNSGPTGSSLFSELFYTPRSIDVLNLPFEDPINKASVYYRGDNGIQNPFWTLKNANDNEVVRRFFGTINLGYDITDWLRIGYRLGLDTYGQNQRYAINKNGRQIPDGLLVSSNRLNYITDQLLSVSFNKDLGSNFSIDGLVGFNLRRDTRQSTFTTSTQQFVLGLLTHQNFINHNNSSSRSEENQLGALATFSLSYKDYLYLNVQARNDWTSTLEKENRSVVYPSASLSFIASEALPGITKGGVVNYLKLRLGYGTSAGYPDPYNTRSILSTSTRVFQTAGGAILNTNSVDNQFGNPNLKPEIHQELEFGVEAKFLKNRLGVDLSLYDKLSKDLIIGLQLDPSTGFTNTTINAASVSNKGIELGVNYRIISGKNLNWEISANYTRNLNIVESLYPGIEQIAFAGFSNLGNFAIPGQPYGVIQTDRVLRDDNGNPIINGQGFYQAASTIGITGNPNPDYLANAGTTVTFKGLSFNMLWSYVKGGDIYSSTASTLYARGLLEDTGFDRFVPVIVEGVKADGTPNDIQITSTTHFWQNTGVFISENKIFDGTYLKLREVSLSYDLPKKWLEKSPFGQIQFSLSGQNLWFRAFNFPRSANFDPEVLSLGVGNGRGFEYLNVPTSKKYGASLRVTF